A section of the Elizabethkingia anophelis R26 genome encodes:
- the recJ gene encoding single-stranded-DNA-specific exonuclease RecJ has product MMQRWIYKPTPSEDVIDSISSSLGFGYLASKILVMRGIDSYQKAREFFKPKASDIHNPFLMADMQKAVERIATAIENGEKILVFGDYDVDGTTAVALMYLYLSKICDKKYLDFYIPDRNLEGYGVSTEGIDYAKENDFSLIIALDCGIKSADKVDYANSLGIDFIICDHHLPGDEIPKAAAVLDPKRKDCEYPYKDLSGCGVGYKLCQALNTIYKISDHELQDLTDLLAISIAADIVPITGENRVFAKMGLNKLRKTKRQGLKILIPYEKLQNFTISNIVFEIAPKINAAGRISHGKAAVELMIAENAKQAHLIADQIVNLNDERKELDSNMTQQAIDQVIETKQEETFSTIVYQSGWNKGVIGIVASRLIELYYKPTLVFTDGTNGEMVASARSVADFDLHHALDACSDLFLKFGGHRAAAGLSMEKKHFEAFKTKFEDTVRNSIKEHQKTPSIEIDAEISLNDLTNDFFQFHRWLAPFGPENMKPVLVIKNARVSGHVRKIGKQSTHLKFNIIQDSSRRGIECLAFKMGEHASDFRTKTFDIAFTIEENHWKDNLTYYLNVRDVIFH; this is encoded by the coding sequence ATGATGCAACGATGGATCTACAAACCGACACCTTCCGAAGACGTAATAGATAGTATCAGCTCTTCGCTGGGCTTTGGTTATTTAGCATCCAAAATTCTGGTTATGCGGGGAATAGATTCCTACCAGAAAGCCAGAGAATTCTTTAAGCCCAAAGCTTCTGATATCCATAATCCTTTTCTGATGGCAGATATGCAAAAGGCTGTAGAGAGAATTGCTACAGCTATCGAAAACGGAGAAAAAATACTAGTTTTTGGGGATTATGATGTAGACGGAACAACCGCTGTTGCACTAATGTACCTTTACCTTAGCAAAATCTGTGACAAGAAATATTTAGATTTTTATATTCCTGACAGAAATCTGGAAGGCTATGGTGTTTCCACCGAAGGCATTGACTACGCAAAGGAAAATGACTTTTCATTAATCATCGCATTAGACTGTGGAATCAAGTCTGCCGACAAAGTTGACTATGCTAATAGTTTAGGAATAGACTTTATTATCTGTGATCATCACCTTCCCGGTGACGAGATTCCGAAAGCAGCTGCTGTCCTTGACCCTAAACGAAAAGATTGTGAATACCCTTATAAAGATCTTAGTGGATGTGGCGTTGGTTATAAACTATGCCAGGCACTGAATACAATTTACAAAATTTCGGATCACGAATTACAGGATCTTACTGATCTTTTGGCGATAAGTATTGCCGCAGATATTGTCCCTATAACAGGTGAAAACAGAGTTTTTGCCAAAATGGGACTCAATAAATTACGTAAAACAAAAAGACAGGGATTAAAGATTTTAATTCCTTATGAAAAGCTTCAAAATTTTACAATTTCAAATATTGTTTTTGAAATTGCTCCTAAAATAAATGCTGCCGGCAGAATTTCTCACGGAAAGGCTGCTGTGGAACTAATGATTGCAGAAAATGCAAAACAGGCGCACCTCATCGCTGATCAGATTGTTAATCTAAACGATGAAAGAAAAGAGCTGGACAGTAATATGACTCAGCAGGCAATAGATCAGGTTATCGAAACAAAACAGGAAGAAACATTCAGTACAATTGTTTACCAATCCGGATGGAATAAGGGTGTAATCGGTATTGTAGCCTCCAGACTAATTGAATTATATTATAAACCGACTCTGGTATTTACAGATGGTACAAATGGTGAAATGGTAGCTTCAGCACGATCTGTTGCAGATTTTGACCTTCATCATGCATTAGATGCTTGTTCAGATTTATTTTTAAAATTTGGAGGACACCGCGCAGCTGCAGGACTATCCATGGAGAAAAAGCATTTTGAAGCATTTAAGACAAAATTCGAAGATACCGTACGAAACTCTATAAAAGAACATCAGAAAACCCCAAGTATTGAAATTGATGCTGAAATTTCTCTGAATGACTTAACTAATGATTTTTTCCAGTTTCATAGATGGTTGGCTCCTTTTGGGCCTGAAAATATGAAACCAGTACTGGTTATTAAAAATGCAAGAGTTAGCGGGCATGTAAGAAAAATTGGAAAACAAAGTACCCATCTGAAGTTTAATATCATACAGGATTCTTCCAGAAGAGGGATTGAATGTCTGGCATTTAAAATGGGGGAACATGCCAGTGATTTCAGAACCAAAACTTTTGATATTGCATTTACCATTGAAGAAAACCACTGGAAAGATAATCTTACTTACTATCTGAATGTAAGAGATGTGATTTTTCATTAA
- the nadD gene encoding nicotinate (nicotinamide) nucleotide adenylyltransferase, whose product MKKTGLFFGSFNPIHIGHLILSNYILENTDLEEIWFIVSPQNPFKSKANLLDEYNRLEMVNLAVQSYPKLKASDIEFSLPRPSYTIDTLTYLHEKYPDHGFCLIMGEDNLESLPKWKNYEQLIAHHELIVYPRVFSEKKNTDQYLQDSNIHLVKAPIVELSATEIRNMIKAGKNVRPMLPPEVFEYLEGSNFYK is encoded by the coding sequence ATGAAAAAAACAGGTCTATTTTTCGGATCATTTAATCCTATCCATATCGGGCACCTTATTTTATCCAATTACATATTGGAAAATACAGATCTGGAAGAGATTTGGTTTATTGTAAGTCCACAGAATCCTTTTAAGTCTAAGGCTAATCTATTAGATGAGTACAATCGTCTGGAAATGGTAAATCTTGCGGTACAGAGTTATCCAAAACTAAAAGCTTCGGATATTGAATTCAGCCTTCCCCGGCCCTCTTATACGATAGATACTTTAACTTATCTACACGAAAAATATCCGGATCATGGATTTTGTCTTATTATGGGAGAAGATAATCTGGAGAGCCTTCCTAAGTGGAAAAACTATGAGCAATTAATTGCCCACCATGAACTGATTGTTTATCCACGTGTTTTTTCAGAAAAGAAGAATACAGATCAATATCTTCAGGATAGCAATATACATCTGGTAAAGGCTCCTATTGTAGAATTATCCGCTACAGAAATAAGAAATATGATTAAAGCTGGTAAAAATGTACGTCCTATGTTACCACCAGAAGTTTTTGAATATCTGGAAGGCAGTAATTTTTACAAATAA
- a CDS encoding DUF3817 domain-containing protein, with protein MEFINRYFSKYPEDTIIRWFKNICIAEAVSCFLLYCIAMVWKRYDPDGLLSTIFIIVVGNIHGLFFTLYLLLCLPSRKIYNWDDEDFVFALLAALFPFATIWVDKSLAKKNREE; from the coding sequence ATGGAATTTATCAACCGCTATTTCAGTAAATACCCCGAGGACACAATTATCAGATGGTTCAAAAACATTTGTATTGCAGAAGCTGTTTCATGTTTTTTGCTTTATTGTATAGCCATGGTATGGAAGCGCTATGATCCGGACGGATTATTATCCACAATTTTCATTATTGTTGTTGGTAACATTCACGGTCTATTTTTTACACTATACTTACTCTTATGTCTTCCTTCCAGAAAAATTTATAACTGGGATGATGAAGATTTTGTTTTCGCACTTTTAGCTGCATTATTCCCTTTTGCAACCATTTGGGTAGACAAATCTCTGGCGAAAAAAAACAGAGAAGAATAA
- a CDS encoding outer membrane beta-barrel family protein: MKRLIFSIGILGSILVTAQQTKKDTASTKKIEEVTLTKKVFQKKTDRFVYDVAASPVAKGNTAFNLLKETPLVSSTDDKTLRIAGKSNAVIYINGRKTQMDADGLVAFLKNTPAENIQKIEVITMPGSEFQVESSDGIINIILKKRTDNGLNGNLRMANNQGYYNNPSAGVSINYRKNKLGISSSINTNDYTQRQYYILRNGNSTSNNQSEGGMSDPNKGIGGYLNIDYALTEKSNLALSYNTRYNKSFNSVSNLFNTLKVQDKNGDWQTGYNMTKNHENAQSYNNSVNLNYELKTDSLGSKLNLNAAYFNYHRGQNSTNTTLDADQYENTYSTSKRIIQATPQMINNFSGMVDYIKKFKNDFTISVGGNYSNTKTDNDTKTTTYKRDPLTPTNYNITDTPNHFIYTENIYAVYMTFDKKFSDKFSGKVGARYEITNSLGTSDNAQTPEYKRIERNYNNLLPYLSLNYAINKDHNLSYSFSSRMRRPSFWELNPVKEYLTDFNYVQNNPFVKAYSVYNQELTYMYKNSYFIIIGHKYIKDVLNQIPLQGYPVHPDGTVGTQNVLRYIRTNFGDKQELSAMFGIQKSFFNQYWTTSFNIGMQRNINNGTLSVDPTTGDSFQDAEKKPITYVNNIKSNSLLIQTNNTFRLDKAKTWYLGVNYFFVDKQQIELGQLKALSSLDVNIKKLWNDWTFALEVRDLLRTNKVVITDPQSNGNFNYVNQNGYQQQLELSITYNFGNKKVKKMRDIESANDAIKNRTR, encoded by the coding sequence ATGAAACGATTAATCTTCTCTATAGGAATTCTGGGAAGTATCCTGGTAACAGCGCAGCAAACCAAAAAAGATACAGCCTCCACAAAAAAGATTGAGGAAGTAACACTTACAAAGAAAGTCTTTCAGAAAAAAACAGACAGATTTGTATACGACGTAGCAGCATCTCCTGTAGCAAAAGGAAATACAGCTTTTAATCTATTAAAAGAAACTCCTCTGGTGTCGTCAACAGACGATAAAACATTAAGAATAGCCGGAAAATCTAATGCAGTAATCTATATCAACGGCAGAAAAACTCAAATGGATGCTGATGGCCTTGTGGCTTTTCTTAAAAATACGCCAGCAGAAAATATCCAGAAAATAGAAGTGATTACTATGCCTGGCAGTGAATTTCAGGTAGAATCTTCGGACGGAATTATCAACATTATACTTAAAAAAAGAACAGATAACGGACTGAATGGAAACCTAAGAATGGCTAATAATCAGGGGTATTATAATAATCCCAGCGCTGGTGTTTCAATTAACTATCGCAAAAATAAATTAGGTATAAGCTCCAGTATCAATACCAATGATTACACGCAAAGACAATATTATATTCTAAGAAACGGAAACAGTACTTCCAACAATCAGTCCGAAGGAGGTATGTCAGATCCTAACAAGGGAATTGGTGGTTATCTTAATATTGATTATGCTCTGACTGAAAAAAGTAATCTTGCATTAAGTTATAATACCCGATATAATAAGAGTTTTAATTCTGTTTCAAACCTATTCAACACCTTAAAGGTCCAAGACAAAAACGGAGACTGGCAAACAGGCTACAATATGACAAAAAACCATGAAAATGCACAGTCATATAATAATTCGGTAAACCTGAATTACGAGTTAAAAACAGACTCTCTTGGTAGTAAGCTTAATCTGAATGCGGCATATTTTAATTATCACAGAGGACAAAATAGTACCAATACAACTCTCGATGCAGATCAATACGAAAATACATATTCAACTTCTAAAAGAATTATTCAGGCAACACCACAGATGATTAATAATTTCTCAGGTATGGTGGATTATATAAAAAAATTCAAAAATGATTTTACTATTTCTGTAGGTGGTAACTACAGTAATACAAAAACAGATAATGATACAAAAACTACAACTTACAAAAGAGATCCTTTAACCCCAACTAATTATAATATAACAGATACTCCTAACCATTTCATATATACTGAGAATATATATGCAGTGTATATGACTTTTGATAAAAAATTCTCTGACAAATTCAGTGGAAAGGTTGGAGCCCGTTATGAGATAACTAACAGCCTCGGCACATCAGACAATGCCCAGACGCCTGAATACAAAAGAATTGAAAGAAATTATAATAACCTTCTTCCATATCTTAGTTTAAATTATGCAATCAACAAAGATCATAATCTTTCTTATTCATTTTCCAGCAGAATGAGAAGACCATCGTTTTGGGAACTCAATCCTGTAAAAGAGTATCTTACTGATTTTAATTATGTACAAAACAATCCATTCGTAAAGGCATATTCTGTATATAATCAGGAACTTACTTATATGTATAAAAATTCGTATTTTATAATTATTGGGCACAAGTATATTAAAGATGTATTAAACCAAATTCCATTGCAAGGTTATCCTGTACACCCTGATGGAACAGTAGGAACTCAGAATGTTTTGCGGTATATCCGAACTAATTTTGGAGACAAACAAGAGCTTTCTGCAATGTTTGGAATTCAGAAATCTTTCTTTAATCAATACTGGACAACCAGCTTTAACATTGGAATGCAACGAAATATAAATAATGGAACCCTCTCTGTTGATCCTACTACTGGGGATAGCTTCCAAGATGCTGAAAAAAAACCTATAACCTATGTTAACAATATAAAATCTAACAGCTTACTCATCCAAACCAATAATACATTCCGTCTGGACAAAGCAAAAACATGGTATCTGGGTGTTAATTATTTCTTTGTAGACAAACAACAAATTGAATTAGGTCAGTTAAAAGCTTTAAGCAGCCTTGATGTTAATATCAAAAAACTATGGAATGACTGGACTTTTGCTTTAGAAGTAAGAGATCTTCTGAGAACAAATAAAGTAGTTATTACAGATCCCCAGTCTAACGGAAACTTTAACTATGTAAACCAAAATGGCTACCAACAACAACTAGAGCTTTCTATCACCTATAATTTCGGAAATAAAAAAGTAAAAAAAATGCGGGATATAGAATCTGCTAATGATGCTATAAAAAACAGAACAAGATAA
- a CDS encoding NAD(P)/FAD-dependent oxidoreductase: MAIPLLQFCIKKTKSLVLKITGTDHVLGHRLWANDFPKVTEELSVEIFIVGSGISGLSAARYLSQNGKNNFLICEMEQYIGGNSSAGQNQFSKYPRGAHYLPLPNKEDVEVISFLKEAGMYLGDDESGKPILDDYQLVFPQNERLFFRNSWQNDLIPQKNLSIEVQEEFLRFFRVTKDFKEKKDSAGKYWFTIPVQESSSEEEVRELETYSFKKWLSNNQFSSEELLWYLDYSCRDDYGLGIDYVSAWAGIHYFAGRKHNWAVDHNDQVFTWPEGNARLTQYLSKYSLGKTLKKHLTYRLDIKRENAEVLVYDDLNKRSIKIVADKVLFATPQFVNNYILKTRKVNNFNYVPWLLTTITLKNEFGGQEELAWDNVIYGSDGLGYIDDLHQNISQNTGPKVITYYRSFSTKNCKAARKKLLRQTKEELKQLVLSDLKIAHPEIEDYILDMEFNTIGHAMISPVPGQIFGKETQKAKESLERKVFFAHSDLSGISIFEEAFHQGINAAKQMLS, encoded by the coding sequence ATGGCTATTCCTCTTTTGCAGTTTTGTATAAAGAAAACAAAAAGTCTTGTGCTAAAGATTACCGGTACTGATCATGTTCTTGGGCATCGTTTGTGGGCAAATGATTTTCCGAAAGTTACAGAAGAATTAAGTGTAGAGATATTTATTGTGGGAAGCGGTATATCCGGTCTATCTGCTGCACGTTACCTTTCACAAAATGGCAAAAATAATTTTCTGATTTGTGAAATGGAACAATATATTGGTGGAAATTCTTCTGCCGGACAAAACCAGTTTTCAAAATATCCGCGAGGTGCACATTACCTTCCTCTTCCCAACAAAGAAGATGTTGAGGTAATCTCGTTTCTAAAAGAAGCGGGGATGTATCTGGGAGATGATGAATCTGGAAAACCTATTTTAGATGATTATCAGCTTGTTTTTCCACAGAATGAAAGATTATTTTTTAGAAATTCCTGGCAAAATGATCTTATTCCTCAAAAAAATCTTTCTATAGAAGTTCAGGAAGAGTTTTTGCGGTTTTTTAGAGTAACAAAAGATTTTAAAGAAAAGAAAGATTCAGCAGGTAAATATTGGTTTACGATACCAGTACAGGAATCCAGTTCTGAGGAAGAGGTACGGGAATTAGAAACTTATTCCTTTAAAAAATGGCTGAGTAATAATCAGTTTTCTTCTGAAGAACTTTTATGGTATTTGGATTATTCATGCAGAGATGACTATGGGTTAGGTATAGATTATGTTTCTGCATGGGCAGGAATTCATTATTTTGCAGGAAGAAAACACAACTGGGCAGTGGATCATAACGACCAGGTTTTTACATGGCCGGAGGGAAATGCACGCCTTACTCAGTATCTCTCTAAATATTCATTAGGAAAGACATTGAAAAAGCACTTGACTTATCGGTTGGATATTAAACGTGAAAATGCTGAGGTCCTGGTTTATGACGATCTGAACAAGAGATCAATAAAGATTGTTGCAGATAAAGTTCTGTTTGCAACACCTCAGTTTGTAAACAATTATATACTTAAAACCAGAAAAGTTAATAATTTTAATTATGTACCCTGGTTATTGACAACTATAACATTGAAAAATGAATTCGGAGGTCAGGAAGAATTAGCTTGGGATAATGTTATTTATGGCTCTGATGGCTTAGGATATATTGATGATTTGCATCAAAATATTTCTCAAAATACAGGGCCAAAAGTCATCACTTATTACAGAAGTTTTTCTACAAAAAACTGCAAAGCTGCTAGAAAGAAATTATTACGCCAAACAAAAGAGGAATTAAAGCAGTTGGTTCTTAGTGACCTTAAAATAGCACATCCGGAAATAGAAGATTATATACTGGATATGGAATTCAATACAATAGGACATGCAATGATTTCCCCTGTCCCTGGTCAGATTTTTGGTAAAGAAACTCAAAAAGCAAAAGAAAGTTTAGAAAGGAAAGTTTTTTTTGCCCATTCAGACTTGTCCGGAATTTCTATATTTGAGGAAGCCTTCCATCAGGGCATTAATGCTGCAAAACAAATGTTATCATGA